In Caloramator mitchellensis, the DNA window AAGAGGAATTAAGATGCTGGTTGCTCCTCTTGTTCTAGTTTCACTAATTGTTGGAACTGCAAGCATTGGAGATATTAAAAAGCTCGGCCGTGTTGGCGGAAAAATAATCGCATACTACCTTTTGACTACAGCTTTAGCAATCACAATTGCGTTGTTTGTAGCTAATATAGTAAATCCAGGTATTGGAATAAACATACCTGCTCCTAAGGAGTTTAAGCCAACTGAACCACCTTTCTTAATGGATATATTCGTTAATATGATCCCAACAAATCCATTCGAAGCTCTTGTAAAGGGTGAAATGCTTCAAATAATAGTTTTTGCAATATTGTTTGGCATATCATTGGCCCTATTTGGAGAAAAGGGAAAGCTTTTACTTGATGTATTGGAAAATATCAACGAAGTTTTACTGAAAATAATAGGAATAGTAATGCTATTTGCTCCATACGGAGTATTTGCACTGATTTCTAACGTTATTATATTCCAGGGTATTGATGTGTTATTGCCTCTTTTAAAATATGCACTAACTATCATATTTGTTTTGTTAGTTCAAGTTTTACTGGTTTACGGTTCATTGTTAAAGATACTTGGAAAAGTAAATCCTGTAAGCTTTTTCAAGAAATTCTGGCCAGTAATGGTTGTTGCCTTCTCAACATCAAGCAGCAATGCAACTATTCCAGTTAACCTCGAAACATGTGAGAAAAAACTTGGTGTACCTGAATCAATTGCCAGCTTTACGATTCCGCTCGGTGCAACAGTAAACATGGATGGAACAGCTATAATGCAGGGTGTTGCTTCCATATTCATAGCACAGATTTATGGTGTTGATTTAACCATTTCCCAACAATTAATGATAATTCTTACTGCAACTTTAGCCTCAATAGGAACAGCTGGAGTTCCAGGAGTTGGTCTTGTTATGCTTACTATGGTTTTACAATCTGTAGGACTTCCAATAGAAGGTATCGGGATAATAATAGGAGTTGACAGAATTCTCGACATGTCAAGAACAGTTGTAAATGTAACTGGAGACGCAGTTGGAACAGTTATAGTTTCAAATTCAGAAAAAGAATTAAACCTAACTACTTATAACTCAACATTAAGTGCATAAAAAAACCCGGCAGTGCCGGGTTTTTTATTATTCTTCATCTTCTTCCTTTTCCTTATGAGCATTTTCAATAATCTTTTGTGCTATATTTGCTGGGACTTCTTCATACCTTTCAAACTTACTTGTAAAGCTTCCTCTTGCCTGAGTCATGGACCTTAAATCAGTGGCATATTTAAATGTTTCTGCCATTGGCATTTCAGCCATTATCACTTGCATTCCATCTTTTTGTTCCATTCCTAAAACTCTACCGCGTCTTTTATTGATATCGCCTATTACATCTCCCATATATTCATCCGGAACAGTTATTTCAAAATGCATAATAGGTTCAAGAAGGACAGGGTCAGCCTCCTTAATACCCTTTTTAAATGCCAGCGAAGCAGCTGTTTTGAATGCCATTTCTGAGGAATCAACAGGGTGGTAAGAACCATAGTGTAATGTTGCTTTTAAGTTGATTACAGGATAACCTGCAAGAACACCCTTTTTCATTGATTCCCTAAGTCCCTTTTCAACAGCAGGTATATATTGTCTTGGAACAACACCACCAACGATTTGGTCAACAAAAACCAAGTCTTCCGTTTCATGCTGTGGTTCAAACTTTATAACAACATCGCCATACTGCCCATGTCCACCAGATTGTTTCTTATGCTTACCTTGAACATCGGATGTCTTTCTTATTGTTTCTCTATATGGAACCTTTGGAATATCTAGTGTAACTTCAGCACCGAACTTGTTCTTTAATTTACTTGCAATAACCTCAAGATGAAGCTCTCCAACTCCAGAAATAATTAGTTCTGCATTTTCAACATCTCTTGATATCTTAAATGTTGGGTCTTCCTCTAATAGCTTGTGTAATCCTGTTGAAATCTTATCTTCATCATTCTTAGATTTTGGCTTGAATGTCATTGAAATAGCAGGCTCTGGGAATTCAATGCCGTCATAAACTATTGGCTTGCTTGCATCCGCTAAAGTATCACCTGTCATAGTATACTGCAGTTTTGCTACCGCTCCAATATCTCCAGCAGACAATTTTTGAACTGGAGTCTGATTCTTTCCCTTTAAAACATATATAGTTCCAACCTTCTCGGTCTTATCTTGAGTTGCATTATATACAACTGAATCTGAAGATATACTTCCTGATATTACTCTGAACATTGAAAGCTTTCCAACAAATGGGTCAGCTATTGTCTTAAATACAAATGCTGAAAATTTTTCATCAGGACTGGATTTCCTAACTTCAGCTTCATTATTTTTAGGATTTTTACCCTTAAATTCAATTCTATCAGCTGGTGATGGGAAATAATTAACTATGCAGTCGAGCAGCGTTGCCATAGCAACATTTGAAAGTGCTGAACCACAGAATACAGGAGCTACTTCACAATTTAAAATACCTTTTCTTAATCCCTTCAATATTTCCTCGTCTGAAAGCTCTCCTTCTCCTAAATATTTCTCTAATAATTCCTCATCAGTTTCAGCTACAGATTCCATCAATATATTTCTATATTCATCAACAACTGATACTAAATCAGCTGGTATTTCCGTTTCAACCATCGATTTGGTCTTTTGATCGTAAATTAAAGCCTTCTTTTCTAATATGCTGACTACTCCCTTAAAATCCGCCTCATTTCCTATTGGAATTTCAAGTGCAGCTACTGAAAGACCAAATTTATCCTTTAATTGTTTAAATGCCTTATCAAAATCAGCATTTTCTCTATCCATTTTATTGATTAAGAAAGCTCTTGGTATCTTGTATTTATTCACATATTTCCATGCCTTTTCAGTTCCAACCTGCAATCCTGAAGCAGCACATACTGTAATTATAGCTGAGTCAACAGCCCTTAATCCTTCTAAAACTTCTCCAACAAAATCGAAATATCCTGGAGTGTCAACAAAGTTTATTCTATAGTTTCCCCATTCACATGGTGCAACAGCTGTAGAAATTGAAATCTGTCTTTTCTTTTCTTCTGGGTCGAAGTCGCAAACTGTTGTCCCATCTTCAACTCTACCCATTCTATCAGTTGCTTTACAATCAAACAATATTGCCTCGATTAAAGTTGTCTTTCCAGTTCCACCATGTCCAATTACACCAATGTTTCTGATGTTATCAATTTTGTATTCCTTCATGTAAATTCCCCCTTATTGCTAAATAGATGCCTTATTTTATATATTCTCCATAGATTTTAAAATTCCTCTCTCAATTGTGAAAAATTTTCGACAATTTTGACTATTTTCTTTTATATGTTTCCCTGTATTGATTAAATTATACATCAATACTAAAATTATCTAAAATTGTTCAAACAAATTTAATTTGTAACCTTTCAAAAATTGGTATATAATATCTTTGTTAGGGGGTATTGACATGAGAGATAGAATATTAACTGAAATCAAAGAATGGGTAATATCCATTGCTATAGCTGCGGTTATTGCATTTGCAATAAAGGGATTTATATTTGATATAGTTCAGGTTTCGGGTCCTTCTATGATTCCTACACTGCACGATAACGACAGAGTTGCTATAGAAAAAATAAGCTTATATACAAAGAGTTTCAAAAGAGGCGAAATAATCATACTTGACCCGGGTGAAAAAGGACGAGGTCTTTATATAAAAAGATTGATTGCTCTACCTGGCGATAGATTACAGATAAAAAGTGGAAGCGTGTTTATAAACGGCGAAAAGGTAAATGAACCATATCTTTCAGAAGGAACGGAAACATATGCTGAAGAAAATATCGATATGATTATTCCTGAAGGATTTGTGTATGTATTAGGCGATAATAGAGAGGTAAGTGAGGATAGCAGATATATAGGTCCAATACCCTTTGATCACATAAAGGGGCATGCAATATTTAAAGTATTCCCATTTAGTGACATGAAAAAATTATAATCATACCATATAAAACAAAACAATTAATATAAATATAGTTTTAAAATAAGCCCCATATAATTTCAAGGTGTCATTCATCTCAAGACTTAGCACCTCTTTCTTTTAGACTATTCAAAAGACTATAATTCTTTATAAGCTATAGAGTCACTGATTACAGTGGCTTATGCGAATAGGTATTTCGAAAAAAAGAAAAGCTAAGGTGTCTTAGTGAAGTTACCCATGCCATTGAAATTATTAATGGGGCTTTTGTCCTAATTGACAAACAACTCAAGAAGTCAAGAAATCAAGTGAATGTCACCAATTAGTTAATTTCTTCTAGTTTGCCAGTAACCATGTAGATTATGCGTTCGCATACGTTTGTTGTGTGGTCAGCAATTCTTTCTAAATATCTTCCAACAAACATAAGTTTTGTGGCCTGCTTTGTAATTTTAGGGTCATCAACAATCATTTGAAGCAGTTCATCTATTATTGCCTGGTATATATCGTCTACTTGCTGGTCCATTTCTGCCGCCTTCTTTGCAAGTTCAATGTCTTCCTTTACATATGCATCCAGACTAAGCCTAATCATTTCCTGTGCAATTCTCGCCATTCTTGGAATATCAATAAGAGGTTTTATGAGTGGTTCTTTGCCTATTTCCAATGTGATTTTAGCAATGTTTACTGCATGGTCTCCAATTCTTTCTAGGTCGGTTATTATTTTTAGCGCTGTTGCAATTGTCCTCAAATCCTTTGCCAAAGGCTGCTGAAGTGCTAAAAGCTTCATACAATCCATTTCTATTTCTATATCCATTGAATCAATTTTGTCGTCCTCCAATGCAATTTTTGAAGCAGCTTCTAAATCCTGTTCCTTTAAAGATGTAACGGCCATATCTACTATTGATTCTACAAGCGAACCCATTCTAAGTAATTTGTGTTTCACATCTTCAAGTTGATGTTGAAAGTGCAATCTTGTCATGAAAATCTCTCCTTTTTAACCGAATCTACCTGTAATATAATCCTCTGTTCTTTTGTCCCTCGGGTTTTCGAATATTTTGTCGGTTCTGTCATACTCAATTACTTCACCACTTAAGAAAAATGCCGTCTGGTCAGAAATTCTTGCTGCCTGCTGCATCGAATGAGTCACTATAATTATAGTATACTCCTTCTTAAGTTCTAATAAAAGCTCTTCTATCTTCATAGTTGAAATAGGATCAAGGGCAGAAGTAGGCTCATCCATTAGAACAACATCAGGTTGCATAGCAATTGCCCTTGCAATGCATAATCTTTGCTGCTGCCCACCTGAAAGCTCTAAAGCAGATTTATAAATCTTATCTTTAACTTCATCATAGAGTGCTACTGATTTTAGCGTTTTTTCAACTACTTCATCAAGAATATCCTTCTTGTTAACTCCGTTATTTCTCAATCCATACACAATGTTTTCATATATAGTTTTAGGAAATGGATTTGGTTTTTGAAATACCATTCCAATTCTTCTTCTTAGCTCAACAGGATCTATTTCTTTAGAATAAATATTTTTTCCTTCGAATAATATTTCACCTTCAACCTTAGTATTTTCTATAAAATCATTCATCCTGTTCAAAGTTCTCAGAAATGTTGATTTACCGCAACCGGATGGACCGATAAATGCAGTTATATTGTTTTTGTATATATCCATATTTATATTTTTTAGAGCCAAATTATTACCGTAATAAAAATTCAAGTTTCTTACATTTAATACAGTTTCCATATTATCCTCCTAGTCCTTCATTCTAATTTGATATTTATTTCTTAAGATTATTGCTATGGAATTGACAGATAGAAGTATTGCTAGTAAAACTATAATTCCAGCGGCTGCAACGTTTTGAAACTCTCTTTTAGGCATACTAGACCAATTGAATATTTGTATAGGCAAAACTGTAAACTGATCAAACGGAGTTGCAGGTATAAATGACACATATGCTAAAGCTCCAACTACTATCAAAGGAGCTGCCTCACCCAAAGCCCTGGAAATTCCAAGAATTGTTCCCGTTAAAATTCCCGGAATCGAATAAGGAAGTATTACACCTGTTATAGTCTGCCATTTAGTAGTTCCGAGTGCATAGGATGCCTGCTTTAATGATGTAGGAACTGTTCTTAGTGCCTCCTGCGAAGATATAATAATAGTTGGCAAAATCAAAAGAGACATTGTAAGTGCTCCAGCTAAAATACTTCTTCCAAAACCTAATGCTCTTACAAAAACTGCAAGTCCAAGCATACCGTAAATAATTGCTGGAACTCCAGCTAGATTTGCAATATTTAATTTAATGAATTCTGTAAATCTGTTCTCCTTTGCATATTCCTCAAGATAAATAGCTGTTCCAACACCTATTGGAAAAGCAATTATGGCCGTTAATACAATGAGCCACAAACTTCCTAGTAGAGCCGGGAAGATTCCTGCCTTTTTAGGAAATCTTGAAGGGAAATTAGTTATAAATTCAATACTCAACCATCTAAGTCCTTTGTTTAAAATACTATATAGTAGTATTGCAAGCACTATAATCCCAAACAATGTGCAAGCAAAGATAATTGCATGAAAAATAGAATTTTTAAATTTTCTTCTTTTAATTCTTTGAGACTCATTCATCAATATGCCCTCCTGTACTTTCTCATGACATATCTGGAAATTACGTTTAACATCAATGTCATAATGAAAAGTAATGCCCCTACTGCGAAGAGTGTTCTATACCCTATTGACCCGTAAGGCACATCTCCCATACTAATTTGTACTATATACCCCGTCATAGTTTGAATGCTCTCAAGTGGGTTTAATGTCATTTTGGGAGTTGATCCTGCTGCCATTGCAACTATCATAGTTTCTCCAACCGCTCTTGAGATTGCAAGTATAAATGATGCTATTATTGTTGGTAGAGCTGCAGGAACAACTATTTGAGTTGCAACTTCTAGTTTAGTAGCCCCAAGACCATAAGCTCCGAGTCTTAATGAATCTGGCACTGCCATCATGGCATCTTCACTTAGAGATGAAACAAGTGGGACAGTCATTATTCCTACAGCAATGCCTGCACTCAGGGCATTATATACACTTACTTCTGGGAAAATGGATTTTATGATTGGAGTTATAACAGTTAGAGCAAAATATCCATATACAATCGATGGAATTCCTGCAAGTATTTCAAGCGTTGGTTTAAGTATTTTTCTTACCCTTTTAGGTGCATATTCACTCAGATAAATTGCACTTCCAAGTCCTATTGGTATAGAAATAATACTTGATATTATAACTATTAGAGTAGTTCCTAATACTAATGGCAATACTCCAAATCTTGGCGGTTGGAAAAGCGGTGTCCATTCCCTACCTGTTAGGAACTCTACTATCGGAACTTTAGAGAAAAACTGGACTGTTTCTTCAAAAAGTGAAAAAATAATTCCTAATGTCGTAAAAATAGAAATGGTACCCAAAAAAGTTAGGAATACCTTTATTATTTTTTCTCTTTTTTTCATGTTCTCTTTACTGGAAAACTGAATCTTTTTCATTTCTTTCTCCCTTCTTTACGTGGCTATAGGCACCCAATAGGGTGCCTCAGATTATTTTATTTTGTTAAGTTGTTCTTGATACTTAGCATCATCTAGAGGTACATAGCCTACTTCTTCAACTAAATCCTTTGCTTTTTCTAGATAGAATTTAACAAATGTCTTTAATTCAGGTCTTTCAAGTGCTTTAGTATTCACATATATAAACAGTGGTCTTGAAAGCGGTTTATAGTTACCATTCTTAATATTTTCAGTTGTTGCTTCTATCCCATTTATTTTTAGTGCTTTTAGTTTATCTTTGTTCTCTTCATAGTAAGAATGACCAAAGAAACCCATCGCAAACTTATCTCCTTCTACACCCTGTACCAAAACGTTGTCGTCTTCGCTTGCTGTATAATCTGTTCTTATTCTCTTTTCTTCTCCATTTATTTCAGCTGTAAAGTAATCAAATGTTCCAGAATCCGTTCCTGGACCATATAATTTAATCTTTTCCTTTGGCCATTCAGGTCTTACATCACTCCAGTAAACAACTTTTGAATCCTTATCCCAAATTAACTTCAACTCATCTGTTGTAATATCGTCTACCCAGTTATTTTCTGGATTTACTACTACTGCTATTCCATCATACGCAACTTCTAATTCCATCATATCTATTCCATTTGTCTTTGCTTTATCTAATTCTTCTTGCTTAACCTTTCTTGAAGCATCGTTTATGTCAGTTTCACCAACAACAAACTTTTTAAAACCGCCGCCAGTTCCTGAAATACCAACTGTTATACTTACATCTGGGTTTTCCTTGTTAAACTCTTCTGCTACTGCTTGAGTTATAGGATAAACAGTGCTTGAACCGTCAATTTTAACTATTCCCGCCAGATTAGATTCTTTTTTTGGTGCACATGCTGTAAATGATAAAGTTAATATCCCTGCTAATAATCCTGTTAAAATTTTTTTGCTATTCATATTAAATCCCCTTTCTATTGGAATTCATTTTACACCTTAATTTTAATTGTTAGAATTGTTAAGAACTATCAAGATTATGTTAAACCATTGTTAAATGATTATATATTTATTATGCAAATCTAAGGCGTATTTAATGCTTAAACTGTTAATTAACAAAAAATTCATGGAACATTATTCCAATATATAGTGTCAAATTGTTAAGTGTGAAAGGGGGAATTTAGCATGAAGAGGTTGTTGTCGATATTATTATCTTTAGCCATTGCCTTTGGTTTGTTTGTAAAGGTTAATGCAGCTACAACAGAGAAAATAGATTTAAAAAGTGCAATACTTATAGCTAAGTCAAGCTTTGAATTCAATGATAAAAATCTTGATTTCAGGTATGAACTTACAAATTACAATAATAAAAGTATATGGAACCTTAATTGGAGCAGTAAAAACAGCAACATATCGATTCAGGTTGATGCAAACCATGGATATGTTATATCCATGTATTCCTATGATGGGAATATGAAGCCTTGGAGCAAAATACCCAAATTCTCTAAAGAAAAAGCAAGGGAAATAGCTGAAGCTAAAATAAAAAAGTTAGTTGGAGAAAAATTCAGCGAGTTTATATTTGTTGATAATATGGAAACTTCTTTGTATTCAAATACTTATGATTTTAGATATGTAAGAAAGGTAAATGGCATTGAATATAGGGATA includes these proteins:
- a CDS encoding PstS family phosphate ABC transporter substrate-binding protein, whose amino-acid sequence is MNSKKILTGLLAGILTLSFTACAPKKESNLAGIVKIDGSSTVYPITQAVAEEFNKENPDVSITVGISGTGGGFKKFVVGETDINDASRKVKQEELDKAKTNGIDMMELEVAYDGIAVVVNPENNWVDDITTDELKLIWDKDSKVVYWSDVRPEWPKEKIKLYGPGTDSGTFDYFTAEINGEEKRIRTDYTASEDDNVLVQGVEGDKFAMGFFGHSYYEENKDKLKALKINGIEATTENIKNGNYKPLSRPLFIYVNTKALERPELKTFVKFYLEKAKDLVEEVGYVPLDDAKYQEQLNKIK
- the pstA gene encoding phosphate ABC transporter permease PstA, translated to MNESQRIKRRKFKNSIFHAIIFACTLFGIIVLAILLYSILNKGLRWLSIEFITNFPSRFPKKAGIFPALLGSLWLIVLTAIIAFPIGVGTAIYLEEYAKENRFTEFIKLNIANLAGVPAIIYGMLGLAVFVRALGFGRSILAGALTMSLLILPTIIISSQEALRTVPTSLKQASYALGTTKWQTITGVILPYSIPGILTGTILGISRALGEAAPLIVVGALAYVSFIPATPFDQFTVLPIQIFNWSSMPKREFQNVAAAGIIVLLAILLSVNSIAIILRNKYQIRMKD
- a CDS encoding dicarboxylate/amino acid:cation symporter, with product MMNKKKMSIANQVLIALIAGIVFGILANSFFPKPFNEGLSKWMLVPFGNIFLRGIKMLVAPLVLVSLIVGTASIGDIKKLGRVGGKIIAYYLLTTALAITIALFVANIVNPGIGINIPAPKEFKPTEPPFLMDIFVNMIPTNPFEALVKGEMLQIIVFAILFGISLALFGEKGKLLLDVLENINEVLLKIIGIVMLFAPYGVFALISNVIIFQGIDVLLPLLKYALTIIFVLLVQVLLVYGSLLKILGKVNPVSFFKKFWPVMVVAFSTSSSNATIPVNLETCEKKLGVPESIASFTIPLGATVNMDGTAIMQGVASIFIAQIYGVDLTISQQLMIILTATLASIGTAGVPGVGLVMLTMVLQSVGLPIEGIGIIIGVDRILDMSRTVVNVTGDAVGTVIVSNSEKELNLTTYNSTLSA
- the lepB gene encoding signal peptidase I; the encoded protein is MRDRILTEIKEWVISIAIAAVIAFAIKGFIFDIVQVSGPSMIPTLHDNDRVAIEKISLYTKSFKRGEIIILDPGEKGRGLYIKRLIALPGDRLQIKSGSVFINGEKVNEPYLSEGTETYAEENIDMIIPEGFVYVLGDNREVSEDSRYIGPIPFDHIKGHAIFKVFPFSDMKKL
- the phoU gene encoding phosphate signaling complex protein PhoU — its product is MTRLHFQHQLEDVKHKLLRMGSLVESIVDMAVTSLKEQDLEAASKIALEDDKIDSMDIEIEMDCMKLLALQQPLAKDLRTIATALKIITDLERIGDHAVNIAKITLEIGKEPLIKPLIDIPRMARIAQEMIRLSLDAYVKEDIELAKKAAEMDQQVDDIYQAIIDELLQMIVDDPKITKQATKLMFVGRYLERIADHTTNVCERIIYMVTGKLEEIN
- the pstC gene encoding phosphate ABC transporter permease subunit PstC; translated protein: MKKIQFSSKENMKKREKIIKVFLTFLGTISIFTTLGIIFSLFEETVQFFSKVPIVEFLTGREWTPLFQPPRFGVLPLVLGTTLIVIISSIISIPIGLGSAIYLSEYAPKRVRKILKPTLEILAGIPSIVYGYFALTVITPIIKSIFPEVSVYNALSAGIAVGIMTVPLVSSLSEDAMMAVPDSLRLGAYGLGATKLEVATQIVVPAALPTIIASFILAISRAVGETMIVAMAAGSTPKMTLNPLESIQTMTGYIVQISMGDVPYGSIGYRTLFAVGALLFIMTLMLNVISRYVMRKYRRAY
- the fusA gene encoding elongation factor G; the encoded protein is MKEYKIDNIRNIGVIGHGGTGKTTLIEAILFDCKATDRMGRVEDGTTVCDFDPEEKKRQISISTAVAPCEWGNYRINFVDTPGYFDFVGEVLEGLRAVDSAIITVCAASGLQVGTEKAWKYVNKYKIPRAFLINKMDRENADFDKAFKQLKDKFGLSVAALEIPIGNEADFKGVVSILEKKALIYDQKTKSMVETEIPADLVSVVDEYRNILMESVAETDEELLEKYLGEGELSDEEILKGLRKGILNCEVAPVFCGSALSNVAMATLLDCIVNYFPSPADRIEFKGKNPKNNEAEVRKSSPDEKFSAFVFKTIADPFVGKLSMFRVISGSISSDSVVYNATQDKTEKVGTIYVLKGKNQTPVQKLSAGDIGAVAKLQYTMTGDTLADASKPIVYDGIEFPEPAISMTFKPKSKNDEDKISTGLHKLLEEDPTFKISRDVENAELIISGVGELHLEVIASKLKNKFGAEVTLDIPKVPYRETIRKTSDVQGKHKKQSGGHGQYGDVVIKFEPQHETEDLVFVDQIVGGVVPRQYIPAVEKGLRESMKKGVLAGYPVINLKATLHYGSYHPVDSSEMAFKTAASLAFKKGIKEADPVLLEPIMHFEITVPDEYMGDVIGDINKRRGRVLGMEQKDGMQVIMAEMPMAETFKYATDLRSMTQARGSFTSKFERYEEVPANIAQKIIENAHKEKEEDEE
- the pstB gene encoding phosphate ABC transporter ATP-binding protein PstB yields the protein METVLNVRNLNFYYGNNLALKNINMDIYKNNITAFIGPSGCGKSTFLRTLNRMNDFIENTKVEGEILFEGKNIYSKEIDPVELRRRIGMVFQKPNPFPKTIYENIVYGLRNNGVNKKDILDEVVEKTLKSVALYDEVKDKIYKSALELSGGQQQRLCIARAIAMQPDVVLMDEPTSALDPISTMKIEELLLELKKEYTIIIVTHSMQQAARISDQTAFFLSGEVIEYDRTDKIFENPRDKRTEDYITGRFG